The sequence CCTCTTTAATTTTCATGTACTGCAAAAATAACTCCGGACAAACATCTTACCGTCCATCACGAGCCTGTCAAAGTTTTTAATATCCCGCTGTCTCATCTTCTTCATCGCTTCCATTACTCTCGCGGTTTTTGGTAATCAAACTCTTGCCACCAGAAGCGTCTTTAAAAAAAAGAGGCATAGTACTCCGTAGCTTTTTCCTCAACTTTTTTTTTTAGAAACCCTAAATGAGGTTTGATTTTTTGAAGCTTTTAAGCACACCTTCGATTAGATAGAATGCCATTTTAAATTATTTTCGAGTTTATCGAGTGATTCAAGCCAGCCCTGAACGCAATCATTGTAGGCTTCAACCGGTAAACCCTCTTGTTTTAAGGAAATAAATGTTTTTTCATTGTCTGCCTGTAATTCTACTGTTGTTAAAAGAGCTTCGGGCCAATCGCCTGCCATTTCAGCTGGAGCAGAGATGATGTTTCCCGAACTATCCGAAAAACTATCCGTCATAACAAGTTTCTTATAAGGGACAATTTCCTTATAAATTCCTGTTGAGTAAATTTCTTCCCCATCTTTTGCCTTCATACTAATGAAATATTTGCCGCCAATTTGTAAATTAATCTCACAATGAGGGCAGGTATAAGCTTTTGGTCCCCACCACTTATGAAGCAACTCACAATTTGTCCAGGCTTTCCAAACCTCCGAAACAGGGAGATTCACAGTCTTTTCAAGGGATAGGGTTTTTCGCGTCCCGGGAGATTTTTCTTTAATAGTCGTCATTGGTAATTAGTAAAAAATGATTGTTGCTTCGTTAAATGCTTTGTTGAACCTTTAAGTGTTGCAAACAAAATGCCAGCGACCTTCAAAGGTAAAAGGCGTCATTCTATATACCAGGCACAAAGTTCCTAACTCCTCAAATTTCTATTTGAAAAACCATTCTTTTGCCGCAACTTTATTGTACAATGTTTTCAGAAAGATATAGTCCTTGCCCGGCTCTTCAGCCGTTTATTAAAACAATGATGATCATTGAAAGCTCAGAGGGTATGCAAAACAAGCTTTTGCCGGATACCTCTATTGTTATAGCGTTCAGATTAAGAGGGACTGTAAGTTCAGTAGATATAAAAGGGAAAACGACACTTCCCACTTCCCTCATAACCGGACTTCGCAAATCCTCACGCCTTGTGAATTACGAAAAAAATACGGCGGTGCTTTTAGTTATATTCAAAGAAACGGGCCTTTCCACTTTTCTCAAAACGCCGGCTCACGAATTTTTCGGAGAAAGCATTTCCCTTGAGCAGCTCTTCCCTAAAGAGCAACTGCATGCCTTAGAAGATCAACTTGCAGATTCTCATTCCAACCTTGAAAGTTTTCAATTATCCGAACGTTTTTTTCTTAAATTTTTGTCATCCAAAAAGCAAGACTACCTGATAGTAAACGCTGTTCAAACAATTAAACTTTCAAAAGGATCCCTTCCAGTTAAAATTCTTGTAAACACTTTTCCTATTAGCCACGATGCTTTTGAAAAACGATTTCGAAAAACAACGGGCACTAGTCCAAAACATTTTTCCTCTATAGTTCGTTTCCGGCATCTGATCTCGAACTATACCGCAAACGTCACTCTAACAGATCTAGCATATGACTCCGGCTTTTTCGATCAAAATCATTTTATAAAAAATTTTAAATCTTTTACAGGCGAAACTCCACGCATTTTCTTTCAGGCAGGACGCTTCTGGTAAATCACTGATTTTTTACTATTTATCTTTTTTTCATCTCTGTAGTTTTGATAAAAATTTACAAGATGAAAAAAATTATTCTCTATTGCGTTATAGTAGCTGGCGTTTCAGTAACGTTTTCAAGCTTCACAGGTAGTAAATTAAAAAATCAGAAACATTTTCCAAATCACAAAACCATGATCAACAAAAACAAAGAAGTAATTCGTAAATTATACGAAGAAGCCTTAAACAGAAGAAATTACAGTCTTTTAAAACAACTTGTGTCTGAAGATTACATTGGGCCGCGCGGAGAAAAAGGTGCCGAAGGAATGGAAGGAAGCGTGAAACCTCTTATTGTTTCTTTTCCCGAAGTACAATGGAAAATTGAAGACCTGTTGGAAGAGGGCGACAAAGTAGTTGTGCGCTGGTATTGGCAAGCCACACACAAAGAAACATACCAGGGAATTACAGCAACTAACAGATTAGTAAAAAGTGAAGCCATTGCAATTTATGTTTTAAAAGATGAAAAAATAATAGGGGCAACAATGATTACCGATCGCCTGGGATTTTTAATGCAATTGGGTGTTATATTGCCGGAGCAATTGCCAGGAAACCAATCAAAAAAATAGCGAATGTTCGCTCTGTACAATCCATAAAAAAAGTTATACTGCTTCCTTATGGGTGGTATCCAAAAAGAAAGCGACTCTATTTTTGAAAGCGATAATCTTATCTTTAACCTAAATTTTAATTTATGGAAATAGGAATAGATAGTTTCGCTGCAGCGGCGATTGGCAATGATGTAGGCTCGAAAACAAACAGTATGGACGCCCTTGGGAAACTCCTGGAACGCATTGAGCACGCCGATAAATCGGGGCTTCACGTGTTTGGCATAGGCGAACATCACCGCAAAGAATTTCTCGACTCTGCGCCTACTATGATTCTTGCAGCAGCAGCTTCCCGCACAAAACAGATCCGTCTTACCAGTGCGGTTACGGTTTTAAGCGCTGCCGATCCTGTGAGAGTTTTTCAAAACTTTGCAACCCTTGATCTTATCTCTAAAGGACGTGCTGAAATCGTTGCCGGACGAGGCTCTTTTACAGAAGCTTTTCCTTTGTTTGGCCTGAATCTTAATGATTACGATGAACTCTTTAGCGAAAAACTAGAGCTTCTTTTGAAAATACGCGACAATGAATCTGTTACCTGGTCAGGAAAATTTCGTCCGGCTTTAAAAAATCAAGCTATTTATCCAAGACCTATTCAAGATCTTTTCCCGGTTTGGATCGGCGTTGGCGGAACACCTGAATCCTTCGTCCGTGCAGGAACTCTGGGCCTTCCGCTTATGGTGGCAGTTATTGGTGGCGAAACACATCGTTTTCGTCCTTTGATAGACCTTTATAGAGAAGCGGGAAAACGGGCCGGACATGCTCCTGAAAAATTAAAAGTTGGCCTGCATTCCTTAGGATACATTAGCGCAAGCTCACAACAAGCGGTGGAGGAATTTTATCCAGGTTATGCCGAAACCTTTACCAGAATTGGAAAAGAAAGAGGATGGCCCCCGGTTACTAAAGCACATTTTGATGCGCAAAACGGAGCAAGAGGGGCGTTGATGATTGGTGGTCCGGAAGAAATCGCTGAAAAAATTCTCCGTCACAGTGAAGCCCTGGGAGGTATTTCCAGATTTACTTTTCAGATGGACAATGCAGGACTAACGCATGAAAAATTGATGAAAGCCATTGAGTTGATCGGGGAGAAGGTGATTCCTTTGGTAAATGCAAAATCTAACTAGTTGTAAAGGCTTAATTCGCTGCATTCGCCTGAGTTTTGCGAGGTGAAAAAATAACCTGCAGGCAAAATTTGATCGCAGAATCACACCTAGTTTAGCTAAGGTGATCTGGTTTTTAGGAAGGTCGCAACCAAACTCGGATCAGTGGAAAAAGCTGGAGGCGGATTTAAAAATTCATTTTCCGAAGTCAAGCCTGATAGTCCATTTTTACAGCAATTAGTCAATTTTTAAAGTCCAAATGTTCCATGAGAGTACAGTTCAGTATAATGGTACAAATCTATCAATTATACGTAATTTCCACTTTTTTCCGCATTTGTACCATTCTAACGATGTATTTTAGACTATTCGCGCGTATTCTCTATTTTGCTTTTAAAAGCAGTTATGATGGTACAAATTTGACATTCATAAAGAAAACTCCCTAATTTGATAGAATATTACCAATATAATGGCATGGAAGTAGCAGAAATAGGTAAAACAGTAAAGCATAGACGGGAGGCATTAGATCTAACTATAAGAGATCTGGCTGAGGTTACAGGTCTATCTAAAACAACAATTACTCAAATCGAAACAGGTAGCAGCAACCCTACGTTTGAAGTACTACAAAAGATTTTTGAGTATCTCAACCTGGAGATGAAAATAGAAGTCAGAAAGCAAATATAACCTTCTATGAAAATCGGAAATAAATTAGAAGTCATTTATAAAGGAGTAATCAAAGCAGGCATTCTGTGGGTTGATGATGACGGATATCATTTTGAGTATGATGATGTATTTATTAACGATAACTCAGTGCGACCAATTTCAGTCAATTTATCAAAGACAACAAAGACGCATCATTCCAAAGAATTGTTTCACTATTTCAAATCCATTCTTAGCGAAGGCGAGAATCGCCAACAAATTTGCAAAGCACTAAGTATTGATCCCAGCGATGACTGGAGCCTATTGGCATTGACCTGCCAACATGATACAATTGCAGCTATAACGGTAAAAACGATATAACATGGCACAATGTAACGGATGCTTAAAAGATGATATAAATGGTTTTTGCTCTTCCTGTCAGAGAATTCTATTTGACCGCTCAAAAGTAACGCCCCAACTTAAATTCAATTGGGAAGATATATCAAAAATAATCGACGGTCAACCAACTGGATTTAGTATTTCAGGAGTGCAATGAAAAGGATTTATTGGAAAACCTAGGGGTATTGAATTACTTCCAAAAATGGATGTTGATGAAAAATCTCAATATATCCTAAAACCAATGCTATCACGGTTTAATTTGCCAGACCAATCACCTGCAAATGAGCCTGTGATTATGTAAATAGCTAAACAACTTTCAAAATCAAAATTGCCGAGTGTACGTTTATGAAATTTGCAAACGGAACACCTGCATACGTCACCAGACGATTTGATTATAACGCAAATGGTGAAAAATTAAATCAGGAAGATTTCGTGTCAGTACTTAAAGCTGCAGATAAATAAATCAAAGTCATACCAAGATGTTGGTGAATGGCTAAGCCCGCTAAACAAAGTTGATTTTCTTCGCATACTGATATTCAATTTCCTCACAGGAAATGGTGATGTTCATTTAAAAAACATATCCCTGCTTGAAACTGCCCACTGAGACATGATGCTATCTCCTGCTTACGATTTAATGAATACCAAAATTCATCTTACTGATAATTTACTGGCATTGAATCTATTCGAAGAACTGGAACAAACCAGCTTGCCACGGGGACAAAAATATAATTATAAAAGTGCTGATTTTATTGAGTTTGGAAAGCGTTTGAATATTGATGCGACTTTAATTAAGAAGATCGTTGACTTATTAATTCAAAAAGAAAGTGAACTTCTCGTATTAGTCGATAAGTCATTTTTATCTGATGAAGCGAAAACACTTTACAAAAATAATGTGGTTGCGAATTACAAATTGTTTAAGCAATAAGCGCATTTGTGAACCACTATGCAACCAGTAGAAATTAAAATGCTTAGCAGATAGTCAAACTCTTAAAAAGAGTGCAACCATCTTCGATTAAACTTACTAAGATATCTTAACCAGACACTTACATAGCAGTAGTTAACGTAAGGCACAAATAGCAAAAAAACCTGAAAACAGAAGCTTTCAGGTTTTTTTGTTGGGGTGGCCAGTTTAGATGCCCTGATCTGGTTTTTAGGGAGGTGACAAACTAACAACCAATCTTGCTTAAGAGAGATTGTGTTTTTTTGGGATCAGGCGCAAAATCTGTGGAGTAAAATTTAGGCAAATAGTTTAGAGAGTCTAAATAGGAAGAAATTTACATCTGTAACTCCTCGGTATTGCGCTCTAAAAGCTTTGATTTTCGCATTAAATGATTCGGCTGAGGCATTAGTACTTCTGTTATTAAAGTAGTTTAGTATTCTTTTGTAATTGTTTTCAATGGTTCTGGATAGGGTATTGAAGGTCTTGAACCCAGATTGGGCAACCTCTTCATGCCATTTGGCTAATCTTGTAAACGCATATATTTTCTCTTTTGTATTGCTGTAGATCCAGGATAATTTTTGAGCCAGACCATACGCTTTTTTAATATCAGGATAACGATCAAAAAGTATGTTAGCTCTTTGGGATTGTTCTAAAGTCCAGTTGTGTTCGGCTTTGTAGAGTAAATAGCGGCTTCTTGCGAGTAGTTGTTTGAGAGTCTCACCATTACTTAAAATTTCAGGGACATAAGCTCTTTTGTTTTTCCGGGATTCGTCAATGCCATTATTTTCAGCCTCTATAGCTTCCCAACGATGTCTTATTCTTATTTCCTGGAGTGCTTCGGTAGCTAACTGTTGAACATGGAAGCGATCAATAACCATACTTGCATGAGGAAAACATTTTTTTACGATTAACCCCATGCTACCCGCAAGATCCAGTGTGACTTCACGAACTCTCTTTCTAAGATGTAAGGGGATACTTTGTAGCAATGAGATTATGCTCTCCGAGTGAGTCCCCTTTAAAATCGCAACTATGGTACCCTTCTTCCCTTTTGCCGCTTTGTTGGAGAGGATTGTGTAAAGCTCTGAGTGTGATAAACAGGTCTCATCAATGGATAAATAAGGACCAATGTTTTCAGGAAATATAATTCCTTGTTCGGCTTTATTCTTGTATTTCCAATCGTTATAATCACTTAATTTCTTACGATAGTAACGCTGAAGCTTTTTGCCATTAATGCCGTAAAATGAGCCTATAGTTTTAATGCTATGCGCATGCGTATCAACTAATTTCTTTTAAAAAAGCCGCAAAATCGTTTGTGATTCGCGTCCCTTTTGTAATGATATCCCAATTACGAAAAACTACACTTCCGGTCTCCTCATTAAGCCAGCGACGACGCTTGACATGCAGAAAAACATTGTGCCCCCGAATCGGAAAATCTTGTATAGTTACCTGATCAAAAAAACCTTTTGAAGTTAATCGGACAGTCGCGTACTCAGCAGGAATAGTGCTTATCTCTTGTAAATACAAATCAATGCGCTCGCTTTCTGAGTCTTTTTTATAACCTGTGAGTTCAAAATAATCGCAAATCCCCTCAGGTAATACTATTTTTAAAAAGTCATTGTAGGATGGGTCCATAGTTAGTTTTAGTCCCCGTAAAATTCAGATTATTTTTTCTTCCCCACAACTTTTGCGCCTGATCCAACTTTTGCGCCTGATCCTAAGCGAGCCTGCGGCTTGGTGGAAAATAAAAAATCCTTTCAGCAAAGCTGAAAGGATTTTTGTTTGTCGGGGTGGCCAGATTCGAACTGACGACCTCCTGCTCCCAAAGCAGGCGCGATACCGGGCTACGCTACACCCCGATTGTGTGCGTACTCAAATTAAATTTTGAGAGTGCAAATATACGATTATTTTATCTTCTACAAAAAAAGTATGCATTTTTCTTAAAAATGTTTAACCCGCTGTGAATTAGACTTTTTGGCCGAAAATTAAATTGTATTTTTGTTCTCTATGCAAGAACAGATTCTCATTTTAGATTTTGGTTCTCAATTTACACAGTTAATTGCCCGCCGTTTGCGCGAATTAAACGTTTATTGCGAAATTCATCCTTATACAAAAGTTCCTAAAATTACCCCTGACATTAAAGGTGTTATACTTTCCGGAAGTCCACACAGCGTGCGTGAAGAAAATGCACCAAGACCTGATTTGTCTGAAATAAAAGGTAAACTTCCTTTGTTAGGGGTTTGCTATGGCGCCCAGTTTCTTGCACATTTTTTTGGTGGTGAAGTTGGTAAATCAAACTCCCGCGAATACGGACGGGCGCACCTTGAAATAAAGGATAAGGAAAGCAGACTTTTTAAAGATGTTAATGATTCTGTAGTTTGGATGAGTCATGGCGACACTATTCTAACTATTCCTTCCACCTATAAAATTACGGCTAGCACCCACGATGTTAAAGTGGCAGCATACGATATTGCCGGTGAAGATACTTTTGCGATTCAGTTCCACCCTGAGGTTTATCATACAGCTGAGGGAACTAAAATCCTGAAAAATTTTGTGTACGGCATTTGTAAATGCAAAGGCGATTGGACACCCGCATCTTTTATCGATACAACCATTTCTGATCTTAAAAAACAATTGGGTGACGAAAAAGTAATTCTTGGTCTGAGTGGTGGTGTAGACAGTAGCGTTGCTGCGATGATACTTCACAAAGCTATTGGTACAAATTTGCATTGCATTTTTGTTGACAATGGTCTGCTTCGTAAAAACGAATTTGAAAGTGTTCTCGAATCCTATAAGCACATGGGATTAAATGTAAAAGGAGTGAATGCTAAAGATAAATTCTATTCAGAATTAAACGGCGTTTCTGATCCTGAGAAAAAACGTAAGGCTATTGGTAAAGTATTTATCGATGTATTTGACGAAGAATCGAAACTTGTTGCAAACGCACAATGGCTTGCGCAGGGCACTATTTATCCTGACGTTATTGAAAGTGTTAGTGTAAAAGGACCTTCTGCTACTATTAAATCTCATCATAACGTAGGCGGACTACCCGACTACATGAAATTAAAGATTGTAGAGCCACTTCGCAGTTTATTTAAAGACGAAGTGCGCCGAGTTGGTAAAGAATTAGGTCTCGACGAAAACATCCTGAATCGTCATCCCTTTCCCGGGCCCGGATTGGCAATACGTATTCTCGGAGAAATTACAGAAGAAAAGATTCGCATCATACAGGAAGTAGATGCTATTTTTATTGATGGATTAAAATCACACGACTTGTATAAAGAAGTTTGGCAGGCCGGTGCAATTTTCCTTCCCATTCAAAGTGTTGGCGTTATGGGCGATGAAAGAACTTACGAAAGTGTTGTAGCCTTAAGAGCTGTAAGCAGCACAGATGGCATGACAGCAGACTGGTGCCACTTACCCTATGAGTTTCTTGCTAAAATAAGCAACGAGATCATAAACAAGGTAAGAGGCGTTAATCGCGTGGTTTATGACATTAGCTCTAAACCACCAGCAACTATTGAGTGGGAATAATCCTTTAATCTAAGTTTACCATCTTTAATGATTATTACACAAAGTAAAAAATATATTCTTTTCAGCCTTTTGGTTCTGACGAGCTTCATTAGCTTGGCGCAGACCAAATCCACAAACATTCAAACCGTTGACGGAAAGAAATATTATATTCATAAAATTGAAAAGAGTCAGAGCCTTTATGCTATCTCAAAAACATACAGCATTAGTCTTGAAGAGATTTACAAAGTAAACCCAGAGCTAAAAACACAGGGAGCAAAAGTAGACCAGGAGATTAAAATTCCTCTTGCTGTTAGTCCACCCGCTCCGGCAAGTAACACTTTGAGCTCTATCACTTCTAGCGTAGCAATTGATACAAATAAATACATCACTTATAAAATCGCTAAAAGTGAAACGATTTATAGCATTACACGCCGTTTTAATATTTCAGAAAAACAGTTGGCTAACTATAATCCCGGCATTACCCCAGCTCTTAGAGAAGGGCAAACTATAATTGTTGGCGAAAAAACTAAAAAGAAAACCCAGGTAAAAGAAAAAGAATCTAAAAATACAACAGTGGTTAAAGAACATAAATCTTCTCACTTTAGCCTGATAGATTCAAGTTTATTTAAACCGGTTTCAAAACCCAAAAAAGAAAAATACAACGTTGCTTTAATCCTTCCGTTTCGACTTGATCAAACTTTGACTGTAGACGTAAACGAACTGGCGAAAACAAACAGCAATTTTCCTGTTGTACCAGCACTTGCGATTGATTTTTATTTAGGGTTTAAACGCGCCGTAGATTCTTTGCTGGCTAAAGATTTTGAGGTAGATATCCTTCTATATGAAAGTGATGACAAGGATTCGCTCAAACTAGAGCAAATTGTAAAGGATCCCAAATTTAAAGAGCTCGATCTTATCTTCGGACCATTATATGCCCATGGCTTTAAAACCATCTCTAAAAAAGCCAAGGAATTAAATATTCCAATTGTGTCGCCGATCACGCAACAAAACAAAATTCTTTACAATAACATTTACATTTCAAAAACGAACCCCTCACAATTTACCTTATTGGAAAGTCTTGCAGATTATTGCATAGATTCTCTTGTTGGAACGAATAATAATATTGTGTTGATGCTTTTGTCAGAAAAAGATAAAAAAGAACTTGCTTTCGTAACAGCTTTTAAAAAATACTACAACGAGAAACAAAAAGCTCTCGGAAAAGGAATCAAAGACACTATAACACTTGCAAAAGGAATGAGTGCCCTCAAGAATGCATTTAAGCCCGGGGTAAAAAACATTGTTGTAACCTTAAGTTCTAACCAGGTATATCTTGCTGACTTTACAACGCAACTTTCTATGGCAGGTGACAAGAAAGAAGTGACCCTTTGCGGATGGGAAAGCCTTACGGAGACAGAAAATATTGACCAGGAATATTTGAACCAATTAAATTACGTATTCCCGCACCAGTTTAACATCACTAACCTTTCAGCGTACTCAACTATTACAAAATCTTACCAGGAGCAGCAGCAGGCGTTACCGGGCGAATATTTCTACATTGGGTTTGACATTGGTTTTTATTATCTCATGAATTTAAAAACTACCGGTCCTAATTTTGTTTACAACCTGAATAATCTTCCCTACGAAAGTAATTACATGCGTTTTAAATATGCGCGTCCCGATTTCACAACAGGTTTCGATAACCGCGGGGCATATATTTTTAAGTATTCTGACTATCACTTGCAAAAAACAGGATGGAAATAAACAGAGATGAAATTTCTGCATGGTTAAAAAATCTGCAGGATTCTATTTGTATCGCTTTGGAAAAAGCAGATGGCAAAGCTCAGTTTGAAGAAGAGAACTGGAGCCGCCCTGAAGGCGGAGGTGGAAGAACCCGCATCATGCGCGAGGGAAATGTAATTGAAAAAGGCGGCGTATTATTCAGCGCTGTGGAAGGAGATGCTCCCGACTTCTTATTTAAAGAGAAAGAACATTCAGTTTCCGGAACACAAGATTCAAAAGAAAAACCGAAATTCTTCGCTACTGGAGTTTCCATTGTTATTCATCCACAAAATCCCATGGTTCCAATCATCCACATGAACATCCGTTATTTTGAAATGACGAATGGTGTGCGGTGGCTGGGAGGAGGGATTGACCTTACTCCGCATTATGTTGTGGAAGAGGATGCTAAGTTTTTTCATATCGCTCTTAAAACGGTTTGCGACAAACATAATAAGACCTACTATACCCAATTTAAAAAATGGGCCGACGATTATTTTTATATTCCGCACCGTAAAGAAACGCGGGGCATTGGAGGGATCTTCTTTGATCGTTTAAATGAAGACGCTTCCATGAACTTTGAAAAAAACCTCGCTTTCTGGAAAGCGGTGGGTGAAACCTTTGCTCCCACTTACACAGAACTCATTGCCAGAAATAAAAACAAAAAATTTTCCGAAAAAAATAAACAGTGGCAATTATTGCGCCGTGGTCGTTACGTAGAGTTTAATCTTGTTTACGACAAAGGGACAAAATTTGGTCTTGAAACCAACGGACGTGTGGAATCCATTTTAATGAGTCTGCCAAAATTAGCAAGTTGGGAATACGATTTTAAAACGGATGAAAATTCTGAAGAAGGAAAAACCTTGAGCCTTTTGAAAAAAGACCTAAATTGGGCTAGTGAGGAAAGTAAGGGATAAAAACTATTACTTCCGGAATTTAAAAATCATCAGCATTAAAAAGATCACAGGCAGGGAACTTAAAAACATGCCTATGTACCCTTTAGGAAATTTTTCCTGCTCCGAATAATGTTTCTCATTTAAAAAAATATTTATCACAGCGAAGATAAAGCCGAATATAGCAAGTGCTACCCCATAAAACATAAACTGTTTTTGATAAACGCACAAGGTTGCCAGAAGGCCGATTCCGACAGAGAGGTAGCCGCTCAGTTTGTAAAGTTTTTTAACATCCATTATTCGGCGTAGTAGGTCATTAACCTTCTTCTTAATTTACTAGCGTAACTCTGACTCTGCCAATCAATGTGATTGTTGGTAGAATTAATGCATTTACCAAACTGTTTCATACGGTATTTCATTTCTTCACCCAGGAGATTGAATAATTCAAGAGCCTCTTCAAAATCAGCAGCATTGTCTTTAATACGGCCAAAGTGATCTTCCAGGCTTTCATCTACAACTGTCTGTGGTTTTTTTCCTTTACGAAGCGCCATTGCATAACGGTCGCGTACAATAAAGGCTTCAGCACTTGAGTTAAGAAAACGCTCTTTAATTTCTGGAGGAAGGTCGTAATCATTTACCAATTCGTAATCCCACTCGTCTTTGTAACGTTGCTCAAGATACATGTGCGGCGCCACAAACACGTGATTCCAGTCAATAGGATACTGCCATAAATTAAAGCGGCGCGAATTGTTCCCTAAATCGATGATATTGAAAGTCTTTTTGTTTGGGAGCACACGGCTACCACGACCAATCATTTGATGATAGAGTGTAAGGGACTTTGTAGCACGATTAAGAAAAATGGTTTCCACTTCCGGTTCGTCAAAACCTGTAGTTAAGATACTAACGGAAGTAAGGATACCGTCTTTGGTCTTGCGAAACCAATCCAAGGTATCTACCCGTTCTTTATCGCTAAAGGTACTGTCCAGATGCTTAATTGGGTAGCCTTTAGCTTTAAAAGTTTCGTATACTGCGCGACTGGTTAAAATACCTGCATTAAAAATTAAAGTCTTTTTTCCTTTTGAAAGTTCTTCGTAAGCCTCCACAAGTTTACCCTGCATGATAGCTTGTGTATATAACTGTTCGTGAGATCCAACGGTAAACTCACCGTTATTACCGACACGTAAAGAGCTTAAGTTAACATCGTAAGAAAAAGTCTGCCCCTCGCACAAAAATCCCTGCTCGATAAGATTAGAAATACTCTCGCCAACAATAAGTTCGGTATAAGTTTGATATAAGGGTAATTTCTTATTACTGCTTAAAGGTGTTGCTGTTACACCTAAAATATTTACGTCATTAAAATAATGGAAAATTTTGCGGAAAGAGTTGTTGTGAGCCTCATCGACAATCACTAATCCTATGTCCTCTAAAAATTTATCATTTTCCTGTAAACGGTTATTTAAAGTCTCAACAAGCGCTATAAAAGAGTTGTAATGACTTTGCTGCGGCAATTGTTTTACATCACTTGTAATAACCTTATTTGAAATCCCTGCCTCCGCTAAAACATCGGAAGTTTGTTTTCCTAACTCGATGCGGTGTGTGAGAATTAAAACTTTACGTTTGCTCTGAGCTATATAACGCTTTGCAATTTCACTAAAAATAATCGTTTTACCTCCACCTGTAGGGAGCTGAAAAAGTAGATTAGCGTTTGGAGGTAACTCGCTCAAACGGTTAAAAATTCTATTTACGGCTTGTTCCTGGTAAGGATATAATTTACGTGATTCTGCGGCTTCTAGGGTTTCTTCCATTTAAAAAAGGCAATTTGCAAATATACTGCTAAAGCGGCCAATTCTGTAAATAAATATTAAATAAAATGTGAAGATTTAAACAACGGCTAAATACTTTTCGTTAAAAAAAGCAATAATGGTATCTTAGCCATTTATGAAAAGTAAAATCCACCTTGTTATTTTAAGTTTCATCTCAGCGCTTTTACTTTCCATTTCGTGGTACTGGCACCTGACGATTTGTATATTTTTTGCGTTTGTGCCTCTCTTATTTGTAGAAGACCGGATTTCTTCATCCGGTAATTCTAAAGGCGCAGCGAAATTATTCCCCTACGCTTACCTTTGTTTTTTTACGTGGAATATCCTCGTGACCTGGTGGGTAGTTTACGCGTCTGTAGGTGGCGCTAGTATGGCGTTTCTGGCCAATTCACTA is a genomic window of Sphingobacteriaceae bacterium containing:
- a CDS encoding ATPase, encoding MTTIKEKSPGTRKTLSLEKTVNLPVSEVWKAWTNCELLHKWWGPKAYTCPHCEINLQIGGKYFISMKAKDGEEIYSTGIYKEIVPYKKLVMTDSFSDSSGNIISAPAEMAGDWPEALLTTVELQADNEKTFISLKQEGLPVEAYNDCVQGWLESLDKLENNLKWHSI
- a CDS encoding AraC family transcriptional regulator — translated: MFSERYSPCPALQPFIKTMMIIESSEGMQNKLLPDTSIVIAFRLRGTVSSVDIKGKTTLPTSLITGLRKSSRLVNYEKNTAVLLVIFKETGLSTFLKTPAHEFFGESISLEQLFPKEQLHALEDQLADSHSNLESFQLSERFFLKFLSSKKQDYLIVNAVQTIKLSKGSLPVKILVNTFPISHDAFEKRFRKTTGTSPKHFSSIVRFRHLISNYTANVTLTDLAYDSGFFDQNHFIKNFKSFTGETPRIFFQAGRFW
- a CDS encoding ester cyclase, which codes for MKKIILYCVIVAGVSVTFSSFTGSKLKNQKHFPNHKTMINKNKEVIRKLYEEALNRRNYSLLKQLVSEDYIGPRGEKGAEGMEGSVKPLIVSFPEVQWKIEDLLEEGDKVVVRWYWQATHKETYQGITATNRLVKSEAIAIYVLKDEKIIGATMITDRLGFLMQLGVILPEQLPGNQSKK
- a CDS encoding LLM class flavin-dependent oxidoreductase, encoding MEIGIDSFAAAAIGNDVGSKTNSMDALGKLLERIEHADKSGLHVFGIGEHHRKEFLDSAPTMILAAAASRTKQIRLTSAVTVLSAADPVRVFQNFATLDLISKGRAEIVAGRGSFTEAFPLFGLNLNDYDELFSEKLELLLKIRDNESVTWSGKFRPALKNQAIYPRPIQDLFPVWIGVGGTPESFVRAGTLGLPLMVAVIGGETHRFRPLIDLYREAGKRAGHAPEKLKVGLHSLGYISASSQQAVEEFYPGYAETFTRIGKERGWPPVTKAHFDAQNGARGALMIGGPEEIAEKILRHSEALGGISRFTFQMDNAGLTHEKLMKAIELIGEKVIPLVNAKSN
- a CDS encoding transcriptional regulator, whose translation is MEVAEIGKTVKHRREALDLTIRDLAEVTGLSKTTITQIETGSSNPTFEVLQKIFEYLNLEMKIEVRKQI
- a CDS encoding phosphatidylinositol kinase — translated: MKIGNKLEVIYKGVIKAGILWVDDDGYHFEYDDVFINDNSVRPISVNLSKTTKTHHSKELFHYFKSILSEGENRQQICKALSIDPSDDWSLLALTCQHDTIAAITVKTI
- a CDS encoding DDE transposase, whose translation is MGSFYGINGKKLQRYYRKKLSDYNDWKYKNKAEQGIIFPENIGPYLSIDETCLSHSELYTILSNKAAKGKKGTIVAILKGTHSESIISLLQSIPLHLRKRVREVTLDLAGSMGLIVKKCFPHASMVIDRFHVQQLATEALQEIRIRHRWEAIEAENNGIDESRKNKRAYVPEILSNGETLKQLLARSRYLLYKAEHNWTLEQSQRANILFDRYPDIKKAYGLAQKLSWIYSNTKEKIYAFTRLAKWHEEVAQSGFKTFNTLSRTIENNYKRILNYFNNRSTNASAESFNAKIKAFRAQYRGVTDVNFFLFRLSKLFA
- a CDS encoding transposase, with product MDPSYNDFLKIVLPEGICDYFELTGYKKDSESERIDLYLQEISTIPAEYATVRLTSKGFFDQVTIQDFPIRGHNVFLHVKRRRWLNEETGSVVFRNWDIITKGTRITNDFAAFLKEIS